From Acidianus brierleyi:
CTATAATATTAATATTTTAGAGAATTCCTTAGAAAGCACAATAATTTCCTTTCGTAAAGTAGTGAGAAATGAGATCCCTCTTCAATTACTGAAAACATAGGTAATTGTAGCTTTATGGGATACATTAATTAATACTATTTAGTAGATAGGGCATTATTAATATTGTTTCCATGGTTAATGCTTACTATTTAAAAGGGGTTATAGGAGAAATAAATTGGGTATATTGCAAAATGATTATAAAAGATGTTAAGATAATTACAAACGATGGAATAATAGAAGCAGATATTAAAATTGAAGATAACAAAATTACTAAAGTTAGTAAAATTATTCACGAAAAAGGAGAAGATATAATTAGAGGTAACGGTAAATTACTCTTGCCTGGAGGAATCGATAATCATGTTCACATTTTTAAAAAGTATTTAAAGGTTCCTACGTCTGACACTGTTAGAAGAAGTACTATAGCTTCAGCCTTTGGTGGTACAACAACAGTGATAGATTTCGCTTTTTCAGATAGATCTCCAAAAGTTGAGGAAAGAATTGAACAGTTTAAAGATTCTTTCGTTAATTATTCTTTTCATATATTTGCGTCTGATATTACTGATAATTTAATTAATACATTAAAATCTGGATTTAAGTCAGTAAAATTTATGATGATAGAATATGCAGGAATTAAAAGTTCCTTAAGTGGATTGAGAAGAATAAATGACTTGTTGAAAAAGTTTAATGGATATATAATGGTTCACGCAGAAGACGAAGAGTTAATAAAATCGTTATCCGAAGGTAAAAAGGGAGATCCTAAACTTCACTTATTGACAAGACCAGAAGAGACAGAACTCTCAGCAGTCTTAAGAGCTAGAGCTATAGTAGATAATGGTATAATAGCCCACGTAAGTTGTGGTAGAACTTTAGATTTAATTGAAGGAAAACTTTTGGGAGAGGTAGTTCTTCATCACCTTTTATTAAGTAAGAAAGTTTATGAGAGAAGTGATTCGCATCTATTTGTTACATCACCTCCAGTTAGGGATCCAGAAGAATTGTGGAAAAGGATAAATAAAATATATATGATAGCTACTGATCATAACTGGTTTGATAGGGCTATAAAAGAAGAGCATAAGGAGTTTCCAGATCTCGTACCAGGTTTGCCAGGAGTAGAGTTAAGAGTTCCTATGATAATAACAGAATTTATGAAGAGAAAATTACCTTTAAGTCTTGCAGTGAAGTTATTAAGTGAAAACCCTGCAAAGCTTAATGGTCTAAATAAAGGTAAAATAGCTGAAGGTTATGATGCAGACTTGGTAATTTATAACCAAGAGAAGAAATGGAAAATATCTGTTGATAATACTCATATGGCTGATTGGACTCCATACGAAGGTTACGAAGTTATAGGAAAACCAGAAACTGTTATAATTAATGGTAAGATTGCAATAGAGAATGAGGAAATTAAAGATGAGTTCTTCACAGGTAAGCTAGTTAAGTAAAGCTTATAAAAAGTTGCAATAATAAATTTATGTATGGTAAAAGTAGAGAAAATTTTATCTCAATATTTTGAAGTATACTCTGATGAAGAGAATCTAGAAAAATATT
This genomic window contains:
- a CDS encoding dihydroorotase; amino-acid sequence: MIIKDVKIITNDGIIEADIKIEDNKITKVSKIIHEKGEDIIRGNGKLLLPGGIDNHVHIFKKYLKVPTSDTVRRSTIASAFGGTTTVIDFAFSDRSPKVEERIEQFKDSFVNYSFHIFASDITDNLINTLKSGFKSVKFMMIEYAGIKSSLSGLRRINDLLKKFNGYIMVHAEDEELIKSLSEGKKGDPKLHLLTRPEETELSAVLRARAIVDNGIIAHVSCGRTLDLIEGKLLGEVVLHHLLLSKKVYERSDSHLFVTSPPVRDPEELWKRINKIYMIATDHNWFDRAIKEEHKEFPDLVPGLPGVELRVPMIITEFMKRKLPLSLAVKLLSENPAKLNGLNKGKIAEGYDADLVIYNQEKKWKISVDNTHMADWTPYEGYEVIGKPETVIINGKIAIENEEIKDEFFTGKLVK